The proteins below are encoded in one region of Populus alba chromosome 2, ASM523922v2, whole genome shotgun sequence:
- the LOC118057726 gene encoding uncharacterized protein translates to MTGTSSSSSSTTIISKDLPSDYVSTVKGFFADVGIHASLPQNSFSKDFYSDLIRDLLKVDNVLRGRVSCIFSVSPAVSNYFNGLHGGAVGAIAERVSIACARTVVAGDKELFLGELSISYLSAATLNEVLVVEAAVARSGRNLTVVASEFRIKKTRKLVYTSRATIYHMPPAKL, encoded by the exons ATGACAGgaacctcttcttcttcttcttccacgaCAATCATATCCAAAGACCTACCTTCAGATTACGTCTCAACAGTCAAAGGTTTTTTTGCAGACGTCGGAATCCATGCCTCTCTCCCTCAAAACTCCTTCTCCAAAGACTTCTACTCTGATCTCATTCGCGATCTCCTTAAAGTCGACAATGTCCTACGTGGCCGCGTCTCTTGCATCTTCTCTGTCTCACCTGCTGTTAGT AATTACTTTAATGGGTTACACGGAGGCGCTGTTGGAGCAATAGCAGAGAGAGTGTCCATTGCTTGTGCTAGAACGGTAGTGGCTGGTGATAAAGAGCTGTTTCTTGGTGAATTAAGCATCTCTTATCTCTCTGCAGCAACACTAAAT GAGGTGTTGGTTGTTGAAGCGGCCGTAGCGAGGAGTGGAAGGAACTTGACTGTAGTTGCATCCGAATTCAGAATCAAGAAAACCAGGAAGTTGGTCTACACTTCTCGCGCTACCATCTATCACATGCCTCCTGCCAAGTTATGA